Proteins from a genomic interval of Medicago truncatula cultivar Jemalong A17 chromosome 3, MtrunA17r5.0-ANR, whole genome shotgun sequence:
- the LOC112416086 gene encoding putative disease resistance RPP13-like protein 1, whose protein sequence is MAAAFVGEAFLSASVEVLLNKIVSNEFLNFFHSKELDVSLLKKLKITLLSLQAVLNDAEEKQITNPAVKEWLDELTHVVFDADDLLDEINTEALRWKIEGCPQSQTIIDQVIYLYSSPFKRFPEAIYSRIHELFQRLEHFALQKDILQLKQGVSNSIWYGNPTSSVVVDESSICGRDDEKKKLKEFLLLEDGSVSGSKIGVISIVGMGGLGKTTLAKLLFNDHEVEDNFDLKAWAYISKDFDVCRVTKVILESITFKPVDTNNLNILQVELQQSLRNRRFLLVLDDIWDGSYVDWNNLMDIFSAGEKGSRIIVTTRDESVARSMQTSFPIYHLLPLASEDCWSLLAKHAFGPYNCRNRSNLEFIGKEIVKKCDGLPIAAVALGGLLRSELSENRWNKVLKSNIWDLPNVKVLPALLLSYHHLPSPLKQCFTYCSIFPKNFILEKQMVVQLWIAEGFVHQSKSGKTMEEVADEYFDELVSRSLIHRWSVNDCVHYKMHDLINDLATMVSSSYCIRYGDRKLQESVERVRHLS, encoded by the coding sequence ATGGCTGCTGCATTTGTAGGAGAAGCATTCCTTTCGGCTTCGGTAGAGGTGCTATTAAACAAGATCGTTTCCAACGAGtttttaaatttctttcatAGCAAGGAACTTGATGTTTCACTCCTCAAAAAGCTGAAAATAACACTGTTAAGTCTTCAAGCTGTGTTGAATGATGCTGAGGAGAAGCAAATCACCAACCCTGCTGTCAAAGAATGGCTGGATGAGCTCACACATGTTGTTTTTGATGCTGATGATTTGCTTGATGAGATCAACACTGAGGCTTTGCGGTGGAAAATCGAAGGTTGCCCTCAAAGTCAAACCATCATTGATCAGGTCATATATCTTTACTCTTCTCCTTTTAAACGGTTTCCGGAAGCTATCTATTCTAGAATACATGAATTGTTTCAGAGATTAGAGCATTTTGCATTGCAAAAAGACATCCTGCAACTTAAACAAGGTGTTTCCAATAGTATTTGGTATGGAAATCCTACAAgttctgttgttgttgatgaatcttCTATTTGTGGTAGAGATGatgaaaagaagaaacttaaAGAGTTTTTGCTTTTAGAAGATGGTAGTGTAAGTGGAAGTAAAATAGGAGTGATTTCCATTGTAGGCATGGGAGGGCTTGGAAAAACAACACTAGCTAAACTCCTTTTCAATGATCATGAAGTAGAAgacaattttgatcttaaaGCTTGGGCATATATTTCAAAGGATTTTGATGTTTGTAGGGTTACTAAAGTAATTCTTGAATCTATTACTTTTAAACCTGTAGACACAAATAACCTCAACATTCTACAAGTGGAATTGCAACAAAGCTTAAGAAATAGGAGATTTTTACTTGTACTAGATGATATTTGGGATGGAAGCTATGTTGATTGGAATAATCTAATGGACATTTTTAGTGCTGGTGAAAAGGGAAGTAGAATCATTGTCACGACACGAGATGAAAGTGTTGCAAGGTCTATGCAAACCTCTTTTCCTATCTACCATTTGCTGCCTTTGGCGAGCGAAGATTGCTGGTCTTTACTTGCCAAACATGCATTTGGACCATATAATTGCAGAAACCGGTCGAACCTAGAATTTATTGGCAAAGAAATTGTGAAAAAGTGTGATGGCTTACCAATAGCTGCAGTAGCACTAGGCGGTCTTCTTCGATCCGAGTTATCAGAAAATCGCTggaacaaggtattaaaaagcAACATTTGGGATTTACCAAATGTTAAGGTGCTTCCGGCTTTGCTATTGAGTTATCATCATCTACCTTCTCCTTTAAAGCAATGTTTCACTTATTGTTCGATTTTTCCTAAGAACTTCATCTTAGAAAAACAGATGGTGGTTCAGCTGTGGATTGCAGAAGGCTTTGTACACCAGTCCAAAAGTGGAAAAACTATGGAAGAAGTGGCTGATGAATACTTTGATGAACTAGTATCGAGGTCACTTATACATCGATGGTCAGTCAATGATTGTGTACACTACAAAATGCATGACCTCATTAATGATTTAGCTACAATGGTTTCATCTTCATACTGTATCAGGTATGGCGACCGAAAGTTACAAGAAAGTGTCGAAAGAGTACGTCATTTGTCATAA
- the LOC11423024 gene encoding ATP-dependent RNA helicase DEAH11, chloroplastic — protein sequence MKKTFPTTNHRTTTRHDSYLRRQPPWRADHHWNPRFQSNHLYYRPRLPYFIVNLRLTHRLNLRREEIETLIADCKPNPDKFSFQPNESITASLNFNNGTDAISAVVWFWESRLSECRHELSPEFIEMNSDNSKHGDELKARLRSVFMSHVKELMEGKEINRWIKEWDRLSKEIKEVNSLLGKPFPVRVQDENIDRKKMLDGEKNLVEKRLKEFEYAMENILMYLEENNNNNDDDDDVNVIRFGERFDWEKICNFIVRERRRLEDGLPIYAYRKEILQQIYHQQITVLIGETGSGKSTQLVQFLADSGVGANESIVCTQPRRIAAKSLAERVREESGGCYEDSSIKCYSSFSSWNKFDSRIIFMTDHCLLQHYMSDKNFTGISCIIVDEAHERSINTDLLLALIKNLLSKRVEMRLIIMSATADAKQLSDYFYGCGIFRVPGRNFPVEVRYVPSEYEGRSHSSVVDPYVSDVVKMATEIHRTEKEGTILAFLTSQLDVEWACEKFEAPSAVALPLHGKLSSEEQFHIFKNYPGKRKVIFSTNVAETSLTIPGVKYVIDSGLVKDSRFDPSSGMNVLKVCWISQSSAKQRAGRAGRTEPGRCYRLYSEADYQSMETNQDPEIRRVHLGVAVLKILALGVKNVQDFDFVDAPSTSSIERAIGNLIQLGAIKLNNDVYELTPEGRRLARMEIEPRLGKLILGCFQYTLGREGIALAAMMANARSVFCRVGNEGDKQKSDCQKVQFCHCEGDLFTLLSVYMEWEVQPQNWKNKWCWENSINAKSMRRCQNTFLELESCLESELGLVVPSYWRWDPHNPSIHDKNMKKAILSSLSENVAMYSGRNQLGYIVAQTEKHVQLHPSCSLLVFSQRPSWVVFYELRSESNEYLFCVSAVDFQSLYSLKPPPLFDVSKMEEQKLQTKTLVGFGKHVLKRFCGKGNLLGHVSRIRKACMDERIFVDVNFDENHIQLYACSNDMNTASKLVNDVLQYEKKRLHTECMEKCLYHGFGSSSPVAMFGSGAEIKHLELEKLPLSVDVFHPNVNAIDEMELLMFFEKNTSGCICDMQKFTGMVKDVEDKAKWGKITFMTSNAAKRAAELDGEEFCGSPLKIVHSQSAMGGDTTFSFPAVEARISWLRRPIKAVGIIKCDKNDVDFIIRDFENLIVDGRRYVRCAPSDKYLDNILITGLDKEVPETKILDILRSATSRRILDFFFKRGDAVENPPCSMIAETILKEISPLMPKKKPHISSCRVQVFPPKPKDYSMNALIHFDGRLHLEAAKALEKIDGKVLPGFHSWQKIKTQRLFHSTLIFSPPVYHVIKGQLEKVLARFNNLEGLEWKLDITPNGSHRVKITANATKTVAEGRRLLEELWRGKVIVHDNLTPATLQPILSKDGSSLTSSIQKATSTYIQFDRRNMKLRIFGSPDKIALAEKKLIQSLLSLHDEKQSVICLSGRDLPSDFMKQVVKNFGPDLHGLKEKVPGADLRLNTRNRTILCHGNSELKSRVEEITFEIARLSNPSSERFDTGPSCPICLCEVEDGYQLEGCGHLFCQSCMVEQCESAIKNQGSFPIRCAHQGCGNHILLVDFRTLLSNDKLEELFRASLGAFVASSSGTYRFCPSPDCPSIYRVADPDTASAPFVCGACYSETCTRCHIEYHPYVSCERYRQFKDDPDSSLRDWCKGKEQVKNCPACGHVIEKVDGCNHIECKCGKHICWVCLEFFTTSGECYSHMDTIHLGVD from the exons ATGAAGAAAACCTTTCCCACCACCAACCACCGCACCACCACCCGGCATGACTCTTATCTCCGCCGTCAACCACCGTGGCGAGCTGACCATCACTGGAACCCCAGATTCCAATCCAACCACCTCTATTATCGCCCCCGCCTCCCCTATTTCATCGTCAACCTCCGCCTCACCCACCGCCTTAACCTCCGCCGTGAAGAGATCGAGACCCTGATCGCCGATTGCAAACCAAATCCTGACAAATTTTCATTCCAACCAAACGAAAGCATCACTGCTTCTCTCAATTTCAATAACGGAACAGATGCGATCAGCGCCGTCGTTTGGTTCTGGGAATCACGTTTATCAGAATGCCGTCACGAATTATCGCCCGAGTTCATCGAAATGAACTCCGACAATTCCAAACACGGAGACGAACTCAAAGCTCGTCTCCGAAGCGTATTCATGAGCCATGTGAAAGAACTAATGGAAGGAAAAGAAATAAACCGTTGGATAAAAGAATGGGATCGTTTATCAAAAGAGATTAAAGAAGTTAATAGCTTATTAGGTAAACCTTTTCCAGTTAGGGTTCAAGATGAGAATATTGATAGAAAAAAAATGCTTGATGGTGAAAAAAATTTGGTTGAGAAAAGATTAAAGGAATTTGAATATGCTATGGAGaatattttgatgtatttagaagaaaataataataataatgatgatgatgatgatgttaatgTGATTAGGTTTGGTGAAAGGTTTGATTGGGAGAagatttgtaattttattgttAGGGAAAGGAGGAGACTTGAAGATGGTTTGCCTATTTATGCTTATAGGAAGGAAATTCTTCAGCAAATATATCATCAACAG ATAACAGTGTTGATTGGAGAGACAGGTTCTGGGAAGAGTACTCAATTAGTGCAGTTTCTTGCTGATTCGGGTGTTGGGGCCAATGAGTCAATTGTGTGCACTCAGCCTCGCAGGATTGCTGCAAAATCATTGGCTGAAAGGGTCCGGGAAgaaagtggtggatgttatgAAGACAGTTCAATCAAGTGTTATTCTTCATTTTCATCTTGGAACAAGTTCGATTCCAGGATAATCTTCATGACAGATCATTGTTTATTGCAGCACTacatgagtgataaaaattttaCTGGGATTTCGTGTATTATAGTGGACGAGGCTCATGAAAGGAGTATAAATACTGATTTACTGTTGGCATTGATAAAGAATTTACTTTCTAAGAGGGTTGAAATGCGGCTTATCATCATGTCTGCCACAGCTGATGCAAAGCAGTTATCTGATTACTTCTATGGTTGTGGAATTTTTCGTGTGCCAGGGAGAAACTTCCCTGTGGAGGTGAGATATGTTCCATCTGAATATGAAGGACGATCTCATTCTTCTGTTGTGGACCCTTATGTTTCCGATGTTGTTAAAATGGCAACTGAAATTCATAGAACAGAGAAAGAAGGAACTATTCTTGCCTTTCTTACATCACAGTTAGATGTAGAATGGGCTTGTGAAAAGTTTGAAGCCCCCTCTGCAGTAGCTTTGCCCTTGCATGGAAAACTTTCGTCTGAAGAGCAATTTCATATTTTCAAGAACTATCCTGGAAAAAGAAAAGTGATATTTTCAACGAATGTCGCAGAGACATCACTTACAATTCCTGGTGTTAAGTATGTGATAGATTCTGGATTGGTTAAAGATAGTCGTTTTGATCCTAGCAGTGGGATGAATGTACTTAAGGTTTGCTGGATCAGCCAGAGTTCTGCTAAGCAACGGGCTGGTCGTGCTGGGAGGACCGAGCCTGGTAGATGCTATAGACTGTACTCAGAAGCTGATTATCAGTCTATGGAAACAAATCAAGATCCCGAAATTCGAAGAGTTCATCTTGGCGTAGCAGTTTTGAAGATCCTTGCTTTAGGGGTGAAGAATGTCCAGGATTTCGATTTTGTGGATGCTCCATCCACTAGCTCTATTGAGAGGGCAATCGGGAATCTAATTCAATTAGGAGCCATTAAACTCAACAATGATGTTTATGAATTAACTCCTGAAGGTAGGCGCTTAGCAAGAATGGAGATTGAACCTAGGCTTGGTAAACTCATTCTTGGTTGTTTCCAATATACCTTGGGTAGGGAAGGCATTGCCCTAGCTGCCATGATGGCCAATGCTAGAAGCGTATTTTGCAGAGTTGGTAATGAAGGTGATAAGCAAAAATCTGATTGTCAGAAAGTGCAATTTTGCCATTGCGAGGGTGACCTTTTTACTCTTCTCTCTGTGTACATGGAATGGGAAGTCCAGCCTCAAAATTGGAAGAATAAATGGTGTTGGGAAAACAGCATCAATGCCAAATCTATGAGGAGATGCCAAAACACATTTTTGGAGTTAGAATCTTGCCTAGAGAGTGAACTTGGCCTTGTTGTTCCAAGTTACTGGCGCTGGGACCCTCATAACCCTTCTATTCACGATAAGAACATGAAAAAGGCTATACTGTCCTCACTTTCTGAAAATGTAGCCATGTACTCTGGACGCAATCAACTTGGTTACATAGTAGCTCAAACGGAGAAACATGTTCAACTACATCCATCTTGTTCCTTGCTTGTATTTTCCCAGAGGCCTAGTTGGGTGGTTTTTTATGAGCTTCGTTCAGAGTCTAATGAATATTTGTTCTGTGTGAGTGCTGTTGACTTTCAATCATTATACAGCCTTAAACCTCCTCCCTTGTTTGATGTATCCAAGATGGAAGAGCAGAAGTTGCAAACAAAGACGCTGGTTGGTTTTGGCAAACATGTTCTCAAGAGATTTTGTGGGAAAGGAAATTTGCTCGGTCATGTTTCTCGTATTAGGAAAGCTTGTATGGATGAAAGAATATTTGTTGACGTGAATTTTGACGAGAACCACATTCAGTTGTATGCCTGTTCCAATGATATGAATACAGCTAGTAAGCTGGTGAATGATGTTTTACAATATGAGAAGAAGAGGTTACACACTGAATGTATGGAAAAATGTTTGTATCATGGGTTTGGTTCCTCATCACCCGTGGCTATGTTTGGCTCTGGTGCTGAGATAAAGCATTTGGAACTTGAGAAGCTTCCCTTGAGTGTTGATGTGTTTCACCCAAACGTAAATGCAATTGACGAAATGGAGCTCCTGatgttttttgagaaaaatacttCTGGTTGTATATGTGACATGCAAAAGTTCACAGGCATGGTGAAAGATGTTGAGGATAAAGCAAAATGGGGCAAGATAACATTTATGACCTCCAATGCTGCCAAAAGAGCTGCTGAGCTGGATGGAGAAGAGTTTTGTGGTTCGCccctaaaaatagttcattcaCAGTCAGCTATGGGAGGGGATACAACATTTTCATTTCCTGCAGTTGAAGCAAGAATTTCTTGGCTTCGTAGGCCTATCAAAGCAGTTGGCATAATCAAATGTGATAAAAATGACGTGGATTTCATCATTAGAGATTTTGAAAACCTCATCGTAGATGGAAGAAGGTATGTTCGTTGTGCTCCCAGTGATAAGTATTTGGACAACATTCTTATAACTGGGCTTGACAAAGAGGTTCCTGAGACTAAAATTTTGGATATACTAAGATCTGCTACTAGTAGAAGGATTCTAGATTTTTTCTTTAAGAGAGGAGACGCTGTTGAAAATCCACCATGCAGTATGATTGCAGAGACAATATTAAAAGAAATCTCCCCCTTAATGCCCAAAAAAAAACCTCACATTAGTTCTTGCCGTGTTCAGGTGTTTCCACCTAAGCCGAAGGATTATTCGATGAATGCTTTAATTCATTTTGATGGAAGATTACATTTAGAAGCAGCAAAAGCTTTGGAGAAAATTGATGGAAAGGTGTTGCCCGGATTTCATTCTTGGCAGAAGATAAAGACCCAGCGTTTGTTTCACAGCACCTTGATATTTTCTCCTCCAGTGTATCATGTGATTAAGGGACAACTGGAAAAAGTGCTGGCACGTTTCAACAATTTAGAAG GTCTTGAGTGGAAACTAGACATAACTCCTAATGGCTCCCACCGAGTGAAAATAACAGCCAATGCCACAAAGACGGTGGCAGAAGGTAGGAGACTTCTGGAAGAACTGTGGAGAGGGAAAGTCATTGTCCACGACAACCTCACCCCTGCCACTCTACAGCCCATATTGTCCAAAGATGGTTCTAGTCTTACAAGCTCAATACAGAAAGCGACTTCAACTTACATTCAATTTGATAGGCGCAACATGAAGTTACGGATATTTGGTTCGCCGGACAAGATTGCTTTGGCTGAGAAAAAGTTAATTCAATCTCTCTTGTCCCTCCATGACGAAAAACAGTCAGTAATCTGTCTGAGTGGAAGGGACCTACCTTCTGATTTTATGAAGCAAGTGGTTAAGAATTTCGGGCCAGATCTTCATGGACTAAAAGAGAAGGTACCCGGGGCAGATCTTAGGCTTAACACACGCAACCGGACAATCCTTTGTCATGGTAACTCGGAGTTGAAATCAAGAGTGGAGGAAATAACTTTTGAGATTGCACGTTTAAGCAATCCTTCAAGCGAGAGATTTGACACTGGACCTAGTTGCCCAATTTGCTTGTGTGAGGTTGAGGATGGATATCAGCTTGAAGGTTGTGGTCATTTGTTCTGCCAGTCATGTATGGTGGAGCAGTGTGAATCTGCTATAAAAAACCAAGGCAGTTTCCCAATACGTTGTGCTCATCAGGGCTGTGGAAATCATATTTTGCTTGTAGATTTCAGAACTCTCCTGTCAAATGATAAGTTGGAAGAACTTTTCAGGGCTTCTTTGGGAGCTTTTGTAGCCTCAAGTTCAGGAACCTATAGGTTTTGTCCATCTCCTGACTGCCCCTCAATCTATAGAGTTGCAGATCCCGACACAGCTAGTGCGCCATTTGTTTGTGGGGCATGTTATTCAGAGACTTGTACCAGGTGCCATATAGAGTATCATCCGTACGTTTCATGTGAGAGATACCGACAATTCAAGGATGACCCGGATTCTTCTCTGAGGGATTGGTGCAAAGGGAAAGAACAAGTTAAGAATTGCCCGGCATGTGGGCATGTAATTGAGAAGGTAGATGGGTGCAATCACATTGAGTGCAAGTGTGGAAAACATATTTGCTGGGTTTGCTTAGAGTTCTTTACAACCAGCGGTGAATGTTATAGCCATATGGATACTATACACTTGGGCGTAGATTAA
- the LOC11415267 gene encoding putative disease resistance protein At3g14460, translated as MGNLINLRHLDICGTNLKYMPSQIAKLQNLQTLSAFIVSKSQDGLKVGELKNFTNLQGKLSISKLQNVTDPFEAFRANLKSKEKVDELSLEWDYGATLDTQIERLVLEQLQPPSSLKKLTIKSYGGTSFPNWFGDSSFAHMVYLCISDCDHCWSLPPLGQLLGLRELYISGMKSVKIVGAEFYGSSSSSSLFQPFPSLQVLRFRDMPEWEDWNLIGDTTTDFPNLLHLSLKDCPKLKGTLPINQISSTFELSGCPLLFPNSMLYFTENIPTNFHSSLVLNCTNLILDLTLSRIPSSASFPRDGLPTTLRSLTLRDCENLEFLPHESLCNYKSLEELEIHNSCHSLTSFTLGSLPVLKSLRIMRCEHLKLISIAENPTQSLLFLQYLSIRSCSELESFSTNEFSAHLILPI; from the coding sequence ATGGGAAATTTGATCAATCTAAGACACCTTGATATTTGTGGCACAAACTTGAAGTACATGCCTTCACAAATAGCCAAACTACAAAATCTTCAAACTTTGTCTGCCTTTATTGTCAGCAAATCGCAAGACGGTTTGAAGGTTGGAGAGCTAAAAAACTTCACCAATCTACAAGGTAAACTTTCCATTTCAAAACTACAAAATGTTACTGATCCCTTTGAAGCTTTTCGAGCCAATTTGAAAAGCAAAGAGAAAGTTGATGAGTTATCGTTAGAATGGGATTACGGTGCTACTTTGGATACACAAATTGAAAGACTTGTACTTGAACAACTACAACCTCCTTCAAGTTTGAAGAAACTAACCATAAAATCCTATGGTGGAACTAGCTTTCCGAATTGGTTTGGTGATTCTTCATTTGCTCATATGGTGTACTTGTGCATAAGTGATTGTGATCATTGTTGGTCACTTCCACCACTTGGACAACTACTTGGTCTCAGGGAACTATACATTTCTGGTATGAAATCAGTGAAGATTGTTGGTGCTGAATTCTATGGAAGTAGTTCTAGTTCCTCTTTATTTCAACCATTTCCCTCCTTGCAGGTTTTGCGCTTCAGAGATATGCCAGAGTGGGAGGACTGGAACTTGATTGGAGATACAACAACAGATTTTCCAAATTTGTTACATCTATCTCTAAAGGATTGTCCAAAACTTAAAGGAACCTTACCTATAAACCAAATTTCCTCAACTTTTGAATTATCTGGCTGTCCTCTATTGTTTCCTAACTCAATGTTATACTTCACAGAAAACATACCAACAAACTTTCATTCATCACTTGTGCTCAACTGCACCAACTTGATCCTAGACTTAACCCTCTCGAGAATTCCTTCCTCGGCTTCATTCCCTAGAGACGGTCTACCTACAACTTTGCGGTCACTCACTTTACGTGATTGTGAGAATCTAGAATTCCTTCCTCATGAATCTTTGTGTAATTACAAATCACTTGAGGAATTGGAAATACACAATAGTTGTCATTCATTGACATCTTTTACTCTAGGCTCTCTTCCTGTGCTCAAAAGTCTTAGAATTATGCGTTGTGAACATCTGAAACTCATTTCAATTGCGGAAAATCCAACACAAAGTCTCTTGTTTCTTCAGTATTTGAGCATACGTTCTTGTTCTGAACTTGAGTCGTTTTCCACAAATGAATTTAGTGCGCACCTAATCTTACCTATTTGA